In a single window of the Microbacterium sp. SL75 genome:
- a CDS encoding aldehyde dehydrogenase, which produces MDTMAMMKSMDMGEMTMDMDAMQECMQSLNACAMAAAMCAGSDMMHGAEMATCCAMCSNMVEMAQATMHMMMRPAGMNMDVMSAMMTACMTMGKACAAECRAHGDMDEMCRYCAMACDDMVMKCEAMMASMTA; this is translated from the coding sequence ATGGACACGATGGCCATGATGAAGTCGATGGACATGGGCGAGATGACCATGGACATGGATGCCATGCAGGAATGCATGCAGTCGCTCAACGCGTGCGCGATGGCCGCGGCGATGTGCGCCGGCAGCGACATGATGCACGGCGCCGAGATGGCCACGTGCTGCGCCATGTGCTCGAACATGGTCGAGATGGCTCAGGCGACGATGCACATGATGATGCGTCCGGCCGGGATGAACATGGACGTGATGAGCGCCATGATGACCGCCTGCATGACCATGGGCAAGGCGTGCGCCGCCGAGTGCCGCGCGCACGGCGACATGGACGAGATGTGCCGCTACTGCGCCATGGCCTGCGACGACATGGTCATGAAGTGCGAGGCCATGATGGCCTCGATGACCGCCTGA
- a CDS encoding LysR family transcriptional regulator — protein sequence MIDVQGLRALIAVADTGSVTAAAGLLHYTPSNVTQRVQRLEHSVGAPLLERVGRGVVLTELARRLVDEGRPAVLRLDDLAEVAASARPSGLLRIAAFPTALRGLVVPLISALRDAHPALRIEPVEREPAEGIRHVRLGLADVAIVKSWGDASASRTDPGLDRIVLGHDAVDIILARDHPLAGRTSLRWLDLVDENWAVTSDDDPYRRWLDSTTGLDRGSGTVYEAAEFQSLLAFVEQGLAIAALPRLGRGSLPAGTVAVRLVDETAFREIAATVRSARRDGVNVRAVLDGLRHQMATAAPRVEG from the coding sequence ATGATTGACGTGCAGGGGCTTCGCGCCCTGATCGCGGTGGCGGACACCGGGTCGGTGACCGCAGCGGCCGGGCTCCTGCACTACACACCGTCGAACGTGACCCAGCGCGTGCAACGCCTGGAGCACTCCGTCGGCGCGCCGCTACTGGAGAGGGTGGGGCGCGGCGTCGTCCTCACCGAGCTCGCTCGCCGGCTCGTCGACGAGGGGCGACCCGCCGTGCTGCGACTGGACGATCTGGCCGAGGTCGCGGCATCCGCTCGCCCGTCCGGGCTTCTGCGCATCGCGGCTTTCCCGACGGCGCTGAGGGGGCTGGTCGTTCCCCTCATCTCCGCCCTGCGTGACGCTCACCCTGCTCTTCGCATCGAGCCAGTCGAGCGCGAGCCCGCGGAGGGAATCCGGCACGTGCGTCTCGGTCTCGCCGATGTGGCCATCGTCAAGTCGTGGGGCGACGCGTCGGCCAGTCGCACCGACCCCGGCCTGGACCGGATCGTCCTCGGACACGATGCCGTCGACATCATCCTCGCGCGTGACCACCCGCTCGCCGGCCGCACCAGCCTGAGATGGCTCGACCTCGTCGATGAGAACTGGGCGGTGACCTCCGACGACGATCCCTACCGACGGTGGCTCGACTCGACGACGGGACTCGACCGAGGCTCCGGGACCGTCTACGAGGCAGCGGAGTTTCAGTCCCTCCTCGCTTTCGTCGAGCAGGGGCTGGCCATCGCAGCTCTCCCGCGCCTCGGGCGGGGGAGCCTTCCTGCCGGCACCGTCGCGGTGCGGCTCGTCGACGAGACCGCCTTTCGCGAGATCGCCGCGACCGTGCGTTCTGCGCGCCGCGACGGCGTCAACGTCCGCGCCGTCCTCGACGGGCTCAGGCATCAGATGGCGACGGCCGCTCCCCGCGTCGAGGGCTGA
- a CDS encoding nuclease — MSRTISSTVHPIQRCMAASNPAAWSDGLVARVDGATVTVALLSGATVRLRVIGPAVDITSGEPVAYHPVAELLSAATVVTTARAE, encoded by the coding sequence ATGTCCCGCACGATCTCGTCGACAGTCCACCCGATCCAGCGCTGCATGGCAGCCTCGAACCCCGCTGCCTGGTCGGACGGCCTCGTGGCCCGTGTCGACGGCGCGACCGTGACCGTTGCGCTGCTGAGCGGCGCGACGGTACGGCTTCGTGTCATCGGTCCGGCGGTCGACATCACGTCGGGGGAGCCGGTCGCGTACCACCCGGTCGCAGAACTGCTCAGCGCGGCGACGGTCGTCACGACCGCGCGCGCCGAGTAG
- a CDS encoding DUF1653 domain-containing protein produces MTSDGSDPADIEPGIYEHFKGQRYEVLGTAKHSETEEVFVSYRALYGDHSYWVRPIEMFTEHVERDGYSGPRFRRVGPSS; encoded by the coding sequence ATGACGTCCGACGGCAGCGACCCGGCCGATATCGAACCCGGCATCTACGAGCACTTCAAAGGCCAGCGCTACGAGGTGCTCGGTACCGCGAAGCACTCCGAGACCGAGGAGGTTTTCGTCTCCTACCGCGCGCTCTATGGCGATCACTCGTACTGGGTGCGCCCGATCGAGATGTTCACCGAGCACGTGGAACGCGACGGCTACTCAGGCCCGCGGTTCCGGCGCGTCGGCCCGTCGAGCTGA
- a CDS encoding DMT family transporter, with protein sequence MTQTTPLATGIRSPRNPRTRASVLLALAMAGWGTIGLFSIQAGTDAITTTAWRCVFAAATLLVLSLATRSFRTSVWTRRAVALTVLGGLALVANWAFLFFSFSQTTITITTVAYHLEPFFLVALGALAARKVPRRRDMAWLLVAFCGLLLATQFIGLNGIQPLDTAQLLGVGAALAAGALYAVATFAAQHTRGIRPYPMTLIQCVVGAAILLPFARALDWSDPSWGWIAVMGIVHTGLLYSILYSTARVLSTITIAALSFVNPAVAVLVDVMVYGHLPDALQLLGIAIITGATLAMTVRNR encoded by the coding sequence GTGACCCAGACGACGCCCCTCGCCACCGGCATCCGCTCGCCCCGCAACCCGCGCACACGCGCGAGTGTGCTGTTGGCGCTCGCGATGGCCGGGTGGGGAACGATCGGGCTGTTCAGCATCCAGGCGGGCACCGACGCGATCACGACCACCGCGTGGCGCTGCGTTTTCGCCGCGGCAACACTGCTGGTGCTGTCGCTCGCGACGCGGTCGTTCCGCACGTCGGTGTGGACGCGGCGCGCGGTCGCGTTGACCGTTCTCGGCGGTCTCGCGCTGGTGGCGAACTGGGCGTTCCTCTTCTTCTCGTTCAGTCAGACGACGATCACCATCACGACCGTCGCGTATCACCTGGAGCCGTTCTTCCTCGTCGCACTCGGCGCCCTCGCCGCCCGCAAAGTCCCACGGCGCCGCGACATGGCGTGGCTTCTCGTCGCCTTCTGCGGGCTCCTGCTCGCGACGCAGTTCATTGGGCTCAACGGCATCCAACCGCTCGACACGGCCCAGCTGCTCGGCGTCGGCGCAGCGCTCGCCGCCGGAGCGCTCTACGCCGTCGCCACCTTCGCCGCACAGCACACCCGCGGCATCCGCCCCTACCCGATGACGCTCATCCAGTGCGTGGTGGGTGCCGCGATCCTGCTCCCGTTCGCGCGAGCGCTGGACTGGAGCGACCCCTCGTGGGGGTGGATCGCGGTGATGGGCATCGTGCACACCGGCCTGCTGTACTCGATCCTCTACAGCACCGCCCGCGTGCTCTCGACCATCACGATCGCGGCCCTGTCGTTCGTGAACCCGGCCGTGGCCGTGCTCGTCGACGTGATGGTCTACGGGCACCTGCCCGATGCCCTGCAACTCCTCGGGATCGCGATCATCACCGGCGCGACGTTGGCGATGACGGTCCGCAATCGCTGA
- a CDS encoding VOC family protein, which translates to MKVRFARHTDRLEEIVRFYRDGVGLRVLGGFRDHAGYDGVFLDLPGTGAHLEFTTGGGHSAPMPDAETILVLYFDDDLERQRIAARLAGREVLPSNPYWRTNALAFADPDGFHVLLAMEK; encoded by the coding sequence ATGAAGGTTCGTTTCGCGCGGCATACTGACCGACTCGAGGAAATCGTCCGGTTCTATCGCGACGGGGTCGGGCTCCGCGTACTCGGCGGCTTTCGCGATCACGCGGGATACGACGGGGTGTTTCTCGACCTTCCCGGAACGGGCGCGCATCTGGAGTTCACCACCGGCGGCGGTCATTCGGCGCCGATGCCGGATGCCGAGACGATACTCGTTCTGTACTTCGACGATGACCTCGAACGCCAGCGGATCGCGGCTCGTCTTGCCGGACGAGAGGTATTGCCGTCAAACCCCTACTGGCGGACGAATGCTCTCGCCTTCGCCGACCCGGACGGGTTTCACGTCTTGTTAGCAATGGAGAAGTAA
- a CDS encoding small multidrug efflux protein: MSNPVSDLVLGFQGLVADVPDLVQPLIVALAGAVPFIEGEGAAAIGILGGIHPVVAACAAAIGNFLCVAVVVLASSRVRTAVTGRRGAVVKPPTARREKFEKAYHRYGTPGVSLLGPLLLPTQFTAAALTSTGVPPMRVLAWQAAAIVLWTTVVTLIITGVIRAVA, translated from the coding sequence GTGTCGAACCCCGTCTCCGACCTCGTCCTCGGCTTCCAGGGTCTCGTCGCCGACGTGCCCGACCTCGTCCAACCGCTCATCGTCGCCCTCGCCGGGGCCGTACCGTTCATCGAGGGTGAGGGTGCTGCGGCGATCGGCATCCTGGGCGGTATCCATCCGGTCGTCGCCGCATGTGCCGCCGCGATCGGCAACTTCCTCTGCGTGGCCGTCGTGGTGCTCGCGTCGTCGCGCGTGCGCACCGCCGTGACCGGCCGCCGAGGGGCGGTCGTGAAGCCCCCGACGGCCCGGCGCGAGAAGTTCGAGAAGGCGTACCACCGCTACGGGACCCCCGGGGTGAGCCTGCTCGGTCCCCTGCTGCTGCCGACGCAGTTCACCGCCGCCGCCCTGACTTCGACAGGCGTGCCCCCGATGCGCGTGCTCGCCTGGCAGGCCGCCGCGATCGTGCTGTGGACGACGGTGGTGACGCTGATCATCACGGGGGTGATTCGAGCTGTGGCGTGA